TACTGCTGATCATCGCGACGGTTACGGCCACGTATCTGTTCTACGCATTAATCTGCCCCGAGCGTTTCTAGGAGATCGCCATGAACGACATGATCGCCATTTACGCGCTGGTGGCACTGCTCGGCGTGCCGCTGGGGCTCTACATGGGGCGGGCGCTGGGGA
The window above is part of the Halomonas sp. GD1P12 genome. Proteins encoded here:
- the kdpF gene encoding K(+)-transporting ATPase subunit F, giving the protein MNIVLLIIATVTATYLFYALICPERF